In Ancalomicrobiaceae bacterium S20, the following proteins share a genomic window:
- the kdpC gene encoding potassium-transporting ATPase subunit KdpC has product MLHHIRPAIVLTAGFTVLLGLAYPLAITGLAQVAMPSAANGSPVVAGGKVIGSALIGQNFASERYFHGRPSATSAPDPNDASKTIDAPYNAANSSGSNLGPTSQKLIDRMKADIEASGLAKPVPADAVTASASGLDPDISPAFAYAQVPRVAKARGLDEAAVKALVATRVERRFLGIFGEPRVNVLGLNLALDATGRS; this is encoded by the coding sequence ATGCTCCACCATATCCGCCCCGCGATCGTGCTGACGGCCGGCTTCACGGTCCTGCTCGGCCTCGCCTATCCGCTCGCGATCACCGGCCTCGCCCAGGTCGCCATGCCCTCGGCCGCCAACGGCAGCCCGGTCGTGGCCGGCGGCAAGGTCATCGGTTCGGCGCTGATCGGCCAGAATTTCGCGTCCGAACGCTACTTCCACGGTCGCCCGTCGGCGACCTCGGCGCCGGATCCGAACGACGCGTCGAAGACGATCGACGCGCCCTATAACGCGGCCAACTCGTCCGGTTCGAACCTCGGGCCGACCTCGCAGAAGCTGATCGATCGCATGAAGGCCGATATCGAGGCTTCCGGGTTGGCGAAGCCGGTGCCCGCCGACGCGGTCACCGCCTCGGCCTCGGGCCTCGACCCCGACATCTCGCCGGCTTTCGCCTATGCTCAGGTTCCGCGCGTCGCCAAGGCGCGCGGGCTCGACGAGGCCGCGGTGAAGGCGCTGGTCGCGACGCGCGTGGAGCGACGGTTCCTGGGCATCTTCGGTGAACCGCGCGTCAACGTCCTCGGCCTCAATCTGGCGCTCGACGCGACCGGCCGATCCTGA
- the kdpB gene encoding potassium-transporting ATPase subunit KdpB, protein MAKPNSPKSSAAPRLLDGAILRTAALQSVLKLDPRQLMRNPVIFVTEVVAALVTVLFVRDLVAHTGTPVFSGQIAAWLWFTVLFATFAEAVAEGRGKAQAASLRKTRSDTVAKKLLFPDSPDRIYEGVAPTELEIGDIVLVEAGDLIPLDGEIVEGVASVNEAAITGESAPVIREAGGDRSAVTGGTTVLSDWIKVKITAKPGETFIDRMIALVEGAERQKTPNELALSILLSGMTLIFLIAVVTLWGLAGYSGTALSVVVLVALLVTLIPTTIGGLLSAIGIAGMDRLIRFNVIATSGRAVEAAGDVDTLLLDKTGTITFGNRMASEFIPVAGVTEATLAEAVLLASLADETPEGRSIVALARGEYGITEPAGAAEGATVVPFAAQTRVSGIDIGERSIRKGAVDAILKIAGHTLPAAPEEFRRAVDRIARSGGTPLGVIDGRRLLGVVHLKDVVKPGIRERFAALRSMGIKTVMVTGDNPVTAASIASEAGVDDFIAEATPEDKLRYIRREQVGGRLIAMCGDGTNDAPALAQADVGVAMQTGTQAAREAGNMVDLDSNPTKLIEIVEIGKQLLMTRGSLTTFSIANDVAKYFAILPALFIATYPELGALNVMRLASPQSAILSAVIFNALIIIALIPLALKGVSYRPVGAAALLKRNLVVYGLGGLVLPFVGIKAIDLVVAALHLA, encoded by the coding sequence ATGGCCAAGCCCAATAGTCCCAAGTCCTCCGCCGCCCCGCGGCTCCTCGATGGCGCGATCCTGCGCACCGCGGCGCTCCAGTCGGTGCTGAAGCTCGATCCGCGTCAGCTCATGCGCAATCCGGTGATCTTCGTCACCGAGGTGGTCGCGGCGCTCGTCACGGTCCTGTTCGTCCGCGACCTCGTCGCCCATACCGGCACGCCGGTCTTCTCCGGCCAGATCGCGGCCTGGCTGTGGTTCACGGTCCTGTTCGCGACCTTCGCCGAAGCCGTGGCCGAGGGCCGCGGCAAGGCGCAGGCCGCCTCGCTGCGCAAGACCCGCAGCGACACGGTCGCCAAGAAGCTCCTGTTCCCGGACAGTCCGGACCGGATCTACGAGGGCGTCGCCCCGACCGAGCTCGAGATCGGCGACATCGTGCTGGTCGAGGCCGGCGATCTCATTCCGCTCGACGGCGAGATCGTCGAGGGTGTCGCCTCGGTCAACGAGGCCGCGATCACCGGCGAATCCGCGCCGGTGATCCGCGAGGCCGGCGGCGACCGCTCGGCGGTCACCGGCGGCACCACGGTGCTGTCCGACTGGATCAAGGTGAAGATCACCGCCAAGCCGGGCGAGACCTTCATCGATCGCATGATCGCGCTGGTCGAAGGCGCCGAGCGGCAGAAGACGCCGAACGAACTGGCGCTGTCGATCCTGCTCTCCGGCATGACGCTGATCTTCCTGATCGCGGTCGTCACGCTCTGGGGCCTGGCCGGCTACTCCGGCACGGCGCTGTCGGTCGTGGTGCTGGTCGCGCTGCTGGTGACGCTGATCCCGACCACGATCGGCGGCCTCCTGTCGGCGATCGGCATCGCCGGCATGGACCGGCTGATCCGCTTCAACGTCATCGCCACCTCCGGCCGTGCGGTCGAGGCGGCCGGCGACGTCGACACGCTGCTGCTCGACAAGACCGGCACGATCACCTTCGGCAACCGCATGGCGTCGGAGTTCATCCCCGTCGCCGGCGTCACCGAGGCGACGCTCGCCGAGGCCGTCCTGCTCGCGAGCCTCGCCGACGAGACGCCCGAGGGCCGCTCGATCGTGGCGCTCGCCCGCGGCGAATACGGCATCACCGAGCCCGCCGGCGCCGCCGAAGGCGCGACCGTCGTCCCCTTCGCCGCCCAGACCCGCGTCTCCGGCATCGACATCGGCGAACGCTCGATCCGCAAGGGTGCGGTCGACGCGATCCTGAAGATCGCCGGCCACACGCTGCCGGCCGCGCCGGAGGAGTTCCGCCGCGCGGTCGACCGCATCGCCCGCTCGGGCGGCACGCCGCTCGGCGTGATCGACGGCCGGCGCCTGCTCGGCGTCGTCCACCTGAAGGACGTGGTGAAGCCCGGCATCCGCGAGCGCTTCGCCGCGCTGCGCTCGATGGGCATCAAGACCGTGATGGTCACCGGCGACAACCCGGTCACCGCCGCGAGCATCGCCTCCGAGGCGGGCGTCGACGACTTCATCGCCGAGGCGACCCCCGAGGACAAGCTGCGCTACATCCGCCGCGAGCAGGTCGGCGGCCGGCTGATCGCCATGTGCGGCGACGGCACCAACGACGCCCCCGCGCTCGCCCAGGCCGATGTCGGCGTCGCCATGCAGACCGGCACCCAGGCCGCCCGCGAGGCCGGCAACATGGTCGATCTCGACAGCAATCCGACCAAGCTCATCGAGATCGTCGAGATCGGCAAGCAGCTCCTGATGACGCGCGGCTCGCTGACCACCTTCTCGATCGCCAACGACGTCGCGAAGTATTTCGCGATCCTGCCGGCGCTGTTCATCGCCACCTATCCGGAGCTCGGCGCGCTGAACGTCATGCGGCTCGCCTCGCCGCAGTCGGCGATCCTGTCGGCGGTGATCTTCAACGCGCTGATCATCATCGCGTTGATCCCGCTCGCGCTGAAGGGCGTGTCCTATCGCCCGGTCGGTGCCGCGGCGCTCCTGAAGCGCAATCTCGTCGTCTACGGCCTCGGCGGCCTCGTGCTGCCCTTCGTCGGCATCAAGGCGATCGACCTCGTCGTCGCCGCGCTGCATCTCGCCTGA
- the kdpA gene encoding potassium-transporting ATPase subunit KdpA: protein MTLIGWLQIALTLAVTLALAIPLGRYAARVFSGEPVRLAAVLGPVEAGFYKLAGVDPRREQTWAGYSLAMLMFSAAGFLSLYAILRLQNWLPLNPQGFDAVTPDLAFNTAVSFLTNTNWQAYSGETTMSHLTQMAGLSVHNFLSAATGIALAVAVTRAFARSGATTLGNFWVDLTRVTLYVLLPIAIGLALLYVALGVPQTLLGAFDATTLEGAKQTISVGPMASQEAIKQLGTNGGGFFNANSAHPFENPSALSNVVSIVAMLVLSSALPIAFGHMVGAPRQGYALLAAMALLLVAGVLVTYWSEAAGDPLHVALGLDPAAGNMEGKEVRFGQAMTALFVAATTGLSCGAVNAMHDSLTPLGGLVPMLMIQLGEVLPGGVGSGLYGMIVFAVLSVFVAGLMVGRTPEYLGKKIQAREVKLAVLAVVILPLAILGFTAVSAMLPDALAGLNNAGPHGLSELLYAYSSAAGNNGSAFAGLTANTPWFNVTLGIAMMLGRFAYVLPVMAIAGSLAAKVKAPASTGTFPTDGGLFVGLVVGVILILGGLQFFPALALGPVVEHVLMLAGKTF from the coding sequence ATGACCCTCATCGGATGGCTTCAGATCGCCCTGACGCTGGCCGTGACGCTGGCGCTCGCGATCCCGCTCGGCCGCTATGCCGCGCGCGTCTTCTCCGGAGAGCCGGTCCGGCTCGCCGCCGTCCTCGGCCCGGTCGAAGCCGGCTTCTACAAGCTCGCCGGCGTCGATCCGCGCCGCGAACAGACCTGGGCAGGGTATTCGCTGGCCATGCTGATGTTCAGCGCCGCCGGCTTCCTCTCGCTCTATGCGATCCTGCGCCTGCAGAATTGGCTGCCGCTGAACCCGCAGGGCTTCGACGCCGTCACGCCCGATCTCGCCTTCAACACGGCGGTGAGCTTCCTGACCAACACCAACTGGCAGGCCTATTCCGGCGAGACGACCATGAGCCATCTGACCCAGATGGCTGGCCTGTCGGTGCACAACTTCCTGTCGGCCGCGACCGGCATCGCGCTCGCCGTCGCGGTGACGCGCGCCTTCGCCCGGTCCGGCGCGACGACGCTCGGCAATTTCTGGGTCGATCTGACCCGCGTGACGCTCTACGTCCTGCTGCCGATCGCGATCGGCCTGGCGCTCCTCTATGTCGCGCTCGGCGTGCCGCAGACGCTTCTCGGCGCTTTCGACGCCACCACGCTCGAAGGCGCCAAGCAGACGATCTCGGTCGGCCCGATGGCGAGCCAGGAGGCGATCAAGCAGCTCGGCACCAACGGCGGCGGCTTCTTCAACGCCAACTCGGCGCATCCGTTCGAGAACCCCTCGGCGCTGTCGAACGTCGTCTCGATCGTCGCCATGCTGGTCCTGTCCTCGGCGCTGCCGATCGCCTTCGGCCACATGGTCGGCGCGCCGCGCCAGGGCTATGCGCTGCTCGCCGCGATGGCGCTCCTGCTCGTCGCAGGCGTGCTCGTGACCTACTGGAGCGAGGCGGCCGGCGATCCGCTGCATGTCGCGCTCGGGCTCGATCCCGCGGCCGGCAACATGGAGGGCAAGGAGGTCCGCTTCGGCCAGGCCATGACGGCGCTGTTCGTCGCGGCGACCACGGGCCTCTCCTGCGGCGCCGTCAATGCCATGCACGACAGCCTGACCCCGCTCGGCGGTCTGGTGCCGATGCTGATGATCCAGCTCGGCGAGGTCCTGCCCGGCGGCGTCGGCTCGGGCCTCTACGGCATGATCGTCTTCGCCGTGCTGTCGGTGTTCGTCGCCGGCCTGATGGTCGGCCGCACGCCGGAATATCTCGGCAAGAAGATCCAGGCGCGCGAGGTCAAGCTCGCCGTCCTCGCCGTGGTGATCCTGCCGCTCGCGATCCTCGGCTTCACGGCGGTTTCGGCCATGCTGCCGGACGCGCTGGCCGGGCTCAACAATGCCGGCCCGCACGGCCTTTCCGAGCTGCTCTACGCCTATTCGTCGGCGGCCGGCAACAACGGCTCGGCCTTTGCCGGCCTCACCGCCAACACGCCCTGGTTCAACGTCACGCTCGGCATCGCGATGATGCTCGGCCGCTTCGCCTATGTCCTGCCGGTCATGGCGATCGCCGGATCGCTCGCGGCCAAGGTCAAGGCGCCCGCCTCGACCGGCACCTTCCCGACCGACGGCGGCCTGTTCGTCGGCCTCGTCGTCGGCGTGATCCTGATCCTCGGCGGTCTGCAGTTCTTCCCGGCCCTCGCCCTCGGTCCGGTCGTCGAGCACGTGCTGATGCTCGCCGGCAAGACCTTCTGA
- the kdpF gene encoding K(+)-transporting ATPase subunit F, translating to MSMRSTTPEEAIVFEPFLGLAVALGLGVYLVVTLLYPERF from the coding sequence ATGTCCATGCGCTCGACCACACCTGAGGAGGCGATCGTGTTCGAACCGTTCCTCGGACTCGCCGTCGCCCTCGGCCTCGGCGTCTATCTCGTCGTGACGCTGCTCTATCCCGAGCGCTTCTGA
- a CDS encoding lytic murein transglycosylase, with amino-acid sequence MRCFRRPFAAGFLLALALSGAPSPAEAADAGFERFVASVWPEASAAGVSRATFERETRGLEPDYGLPDLALPGRPETGAPAQPEFVRPPADYIKEASIARLAGEGRRLLGMHRAALDKIEARFGVPGNVVLAIWGRETDYGRSPERYDTLRVVATQAYVGRRKDQYRTEFVLALKILDQGVVARKDFRASWAGATGLTQFLPSEYFKHGVDLDGSGRVDIWHSVPDALASAAKQLADKGWQPGLRWAYEVRAPAQADCTAGVPEVRRPIGAWIDAGFVPVRGRSVSAAERAEPASLLQPEGIYGPSFLTTKNYFVIKEYNFSDLYVLFVGHLSDRILSPETFATPWSASSQLKTKSVEAMQRHLTRLGFYRDKVDGKAGMLTRAALGAYQKAAGLKVDCWPSEAVLQSLGAAR; translated from the coding sequence TTGCGTTGCTTCCGTCGCCCTTTCGCCGCCGGCTTCCTCCTTGCGCTCGCGCTTTCTGGCGCGCCTTCGCCTGCGGAGGCCGCCGATGCCGGCTTCGAGCGGTTCGTGGCCTCGGTCTGGCCGGAAGCTTCCGCCGCGGGCGTCTCGCGGGCGACCTTCGAGCGTGAGACGCGCGGCCTCGAGCCCGACTACGGGCTGCCGGATCTCGCCCTGCCGGGACGGCCTGAGACCGGCGCCCCGGCGCAGCCGGAATTCGTGCGGCCGCCGGCCGACTACATCAAGGAGGCGTCGATCGCCCGGCTCGCCGGCGAGGGCCGGCGGCTGCTCGGCATGCATCGCGCCGCGCTCGACAAGATCGAGGCGCGCTTCGGCGTGCCGGGCAACGTCGTGCTGGCAATCTGGGGCCGCGAGACCGATTACGGCCGCTCGCCCGAGCGCTACGACACGCTGCGCGTGGTCGCGACCCAGGCCTATGTCGGCCGGCGCAAGGACCAGTACCGCACCGAATTCGTGCTGGCGCTGAAGATCCTCGATCAGGGCGTGGTGGCGCGGAAGGACTTCCGCGCCTCGTGGGCCGGCGCGACCGGCCTGACCCAGTTCCTGCCGTCCGAATACTTCAAGCACGGCGTCGACCTCGACGGCAGCGGCCGTGTCGACATCTGGCATTCGGTGCCGGACGCGCTCGCCTCCGCCGCCAAGCAGCTCGCCGACAAGGGCTGGCAGCCGGGTCTGCGCTGGGCCTACGAGGTCCGCGCGCCGGCGCAGGCGGACTGTACCGCGGGCGTGCCCGAGGTGCGCCGGCCGATCGGCGCCTGGATCGACGCCGGCTTCGTGCCGGTCCGAGGCCGCTCCGTCTCGGCCGCGGAGCGCGCCGAGCCGGCGTCGCTGCTGCAGCCGGAGGGGATCTACGGTCCGTCGTTCCTGACCACGAAGAACTACTTCGTGATCAAGGAATACAATTTCTCCGATCTCTACGTGCTGTTCGTCGGCCACCTCTCCGACCGCATCCTCAGCCCGGAGACCTTCGCGACGCCGTGGTCGGCCTCGTCGCAGCTGAAGACGAAATCCGTGGAGGCGATGCAGCGGCATCTGACCCGGCTCGGCTTCTATCGCGACAAGGTCGACGGCAAGGCCGGCATGCTGACGCGCGCCGCGCTCGGCGCCTACCAGAAGGCGGCGGGCCTGAAGGTCGACTGCTGGCCGAGCGAGGCGGTGCTGCAGTCGCTCGGCGCGGCGCGGTAG
- a CDS encoding SapC family protein: MTDKMILYSDVVPLNRDNHRSLRLDTRDDRFAFARGTNVVPALVDEFVAAGPHLPILFVPGVGLPVGVFLIGLNSNENILVDADGGWRGDHLPAYVRRWPFVLGEVEGRDPVICIDQTYQSPADGSGEPMFDDKGAETPALIERIRLVNGYFEAAKRNEAFVKRLVELSLLRSVTIDAKFATGASIALHGFLTVDAEKLEALPDAAFLSLRRDGFLAPIYAHLQSLGSVERLRKLHAPALASAPRTVTADQTPAVANDEAAPAAAEMQPEDAA; encoded by the coding sequence GTGACCGACAAGATGATCCTGTACAGCGACGTTGTTCCTCTCAATCGCGACAATCATCGTAGTCTAAGGCTCGATACACGAGACGATCGCTTCGCATTCGCCCGCGGCACGAATGTCGTTCCGGCTCTGGTCGATGAGTTCGTCGCGGCCGGCCCGCATCTGCCGATCCTGTTCGTCCCCGGCGTCGGCCTGCCTGTCGGCGTGTTCCTGATCGGCCTCAACTCGAACGAGAACATCCTCGTCGACGCGGACGGCGGCTGGCGCGGCGATCATCTGCCGGCCTACGTCCGTCGCTGGCCTTTCGTGCTCGGCGAGGTCGAGGGCCGCGATCCGGTCATCTGCATCGACCAGACCTACCAGTCGCCGGCCGACGGCAGCGGCGAGCCGATGTTCGACGACAAGGGCGCCGAGACGCCGGCGCTGATCGAGCGGATCCGGCTGGTCAACGGCTATTTCGAGGCGGCCAAGCGCAACGAAGCCTTCGTGAAGCGGCTGGTCGAGCTGTCGCTGCTCCGGTCGGTCACGATCGACGCCAAGTTCGCCACCGGCGCGTCGATCGCCCTGCACGGCTTCCTGACCGTCGATGCCGAAAAGCTCGAGGCACTGCCGGACGCAGCGTTCCTGTCGCTGCGCCGCGACGGCTTCCTGGCCCCGATCTACGCGCACCTCCAGTCGCTCGGCAGCGTCGAACGCCTGCGCAAGCTGCACGCGCCAGCCCTCGCCAGCGCGCCGCGGACCGTGACGGCCGATCAGACGCCGGCGGTGGCGAATGACGAGGCGGCGCCTGCCGCTGCCGAAATGCAGCCGGAAGACGCGGCCTGA